The sequence GGGTCCCTTGTGACTGactctttcactcagcatgatgttttcaagggcCATCCATGTCGTAGAAGCTATCGCTACTCCATTCCttattatggctgaataatattccaccacATGGCTATACCAAGcctcttccctttgctttttttttttttttttaagattttctttctttatttatttgacagacagagatcacaaataggcagagaggcagacagggggtagggagaagcaacctccctgctgagtagagagcccgatatgaggcttgatcccaggaccctgagaccatgacctgagccaaaggcagaggcttaacccactgagtcacccaggtgcccctttgctttttttttttttttttaacaatgtgaTTGACAcacaacattatattaatttcagatgtacaacataatgattgagtattaatatattattgtgaaatgatcaccagaattaagtctaattaacatccatcttaatttttttcctgtgatgagaacttttaagatctacacTGTTAGGAACTTCCAAATATAGAATACGGTATCATTAACTAGAGTCATGATGCTGTCTCTATGATTTATTTGATaaatggaagtttataccttttgataagctttacccattttgcccacatTCCATTTCACTCCCTCTGGAAACTAGCAATCCAATCTCTGCatctatgagttttgttttttgtttttgtttttgtttttttagatttgacatataaatgagatcatatactgtttgtcttttctctgacttatttcacttagcataatgctttcaaggtccatccacgttgttgcaaatggtaaggcCTCCTCCTTTTGATGTCCTTGTTTTCAGGGTTCTGAGTGGCCAGGTGTCGGACAGGTTCTCAGTATTTGTccctttgagaaaaaaatatcttccttCTGGGGGAGATTTAATCTGTTTCATCACTGCTAACCTTAAttgctttatgatttttattGATAATTCCAATATCTGAAGATTTTTaggtctatttttttattttttatgttttcagtgttccaagattcattgtttatgcatcatacctagtgttccatgcaatatgtgccctccttagtacccaccaccagggtcactcaaccctccacctccctcccctccaaacccctcagtttgtctctcagagttcacagtctctcatggttcctctccccctatgatttcccccaactcccttctcctctccatctctcagtgacctccgtgttattccttatgctccacaagtaagtgaaaccatatgataattgactctttctgctaaTATGGACAATTTTTCCCCCACTGGTTCTCAGTTATGGGGGTTTGACTTGGTATAGAGGTTCATGCCTTTATTTACTATAAACtgcttttttgttgctgttttttctttctttctttctttctttttttttttttttttagcataatcTGTGCGATTCTTACTTATTTACACTGAGGGTATCACCTGGGCTTTATGTGGAGGTTGCCGTCCATATCAGCTGGGGGCACACCCTGAGTGTGGTCTTCTAGCCTTCACCTCCTATAGCTGACATAGCAGAAGTTAAGGTCTCCAGCGTTCAGGAGGACTCTCTAAGAAGAAACCCATTTTTAGCACATTTTTACTTCCCTGGGCTCCTGGTTTCACTTCACTTAGGGGCTTagtttgttccttcttttcattaaattaaGTGGAAATTCaattaaaagatgattttaattCAAATCCAACATCTCAGTTGTTTCAGTTAGGAGGGTCTCTTAGGTATCTATAATTCACCACACTTCCCCATGCAGAAATCCTCAGGAAACTTCATTATGCTggtcttttaagatatttttaattcccCTTCTTAGTTTTGAACACATCAGTCCAcctgttttatatttgtattgaGACAGTTGCTTTTCCTGACATCTTTATAGGTTTGATATGACCATGTCTTCTTGGCTTTCACCCATAAGGTCTTATTTCCCTGTGTACTTTGAGATTTGTGTTACCCaagcttctttaaaaagttatttagaaaaattatttgagcCTGAATTTAAGAATCTCTCTTAAGGGGGACCCCACattgggcctctctgctcagcggggagcctgtttccccctctctctctgcctgcctctctgcctacttgtgttctctctctgtgtgtcaaataaataaataaaatcttaaaaaaaaaaactctcttaaGAATCTTAaaagggtggggggcacctgggtggctcagtgggttaaagcctctgcctttggctcaggtcatgatctcagggtcctgggatcgagccctgcattgggctctctgcttagcagggagcctgtttccaccgctctctctctctgcctgcctctctgcctacttgtgatctctgtctgtcaaataaataaataaaatctttttttttttttaaagaatcttaaaagggGCTTTGCATTTGCTTCTGATTGGTACTCGAGGATAGTATCAACCTGGaactactttaaaattaattctcaGCTAAAGATTCCTTGAACTGCACAGGAAGTATGAATTCAGACCATAAAACTCCACTAGGGCATGAGGTTATAATTTCTGAGTTTACTTTTTGCTGTACCCATCATGAAGCCTGAGAGagccaagatttcttttttctgagacaggatttttttcctcttaatttcctCTCACACTGACGTAGAGTCAACTGGACCTTCATATGTACGTCTGGGTCTCCTATCGACGTCCCAGGCAGCCCCAGACTTGGAGTCTCTTTCCTCAGACCTCACATGCCTGTCCCCAAACAGATCCTTTCAGATTTCAGCAGATCCCCCACCGTGAAAGCCATCTTCAGAGCTGCTTTTACTCTCAGGATTCctgattttactttatatttgtgTTCTGAAGTTTTCCTATTTTTCGCCTGCTTAGAAATctgtttcaaagtattttctaaaaaaaattgttcaatatCTCCAGCTTTGCAGCGATGGGTACATTTATGTTATCCGGTCTGCCATAATAACAGATAATAATTCGGACTCTATCTTAAAGTCCAAAtggtcatttctttcctttgtattttagCTTCCCCAGATCAAGGTAGTACCATGGAAATACTCCTGTTCATTCAGTTACAAACTACTGATGTTGGGTTCTagaaataaaaacccagaaaacaaactCAGACCAAACTTCCTATGGCAGCTCTCCCTTCAGGGAAGTTAGGTCACAGTTTGAAGTAatgtttctctccatctccccatctcaattAACTGGAATTTCCTCAGGTACCTAAAGAGTTTGGAGTCTGGAATGAAGAGGTCATGATTCTGCTTGTGATGTGTATGAATGAGAAAGACTACTGGTCTTGTGTTTAGTCCTAATCTCACCAGCCCATAGGCAGAATTTCTGAAAGAATACGTAAAGGTCAAACACCAAGGAACTGAAAGTTTATATTATTATACCATTTAATATATTAACTGCTTTGTGTGGTCATTACTGGTATACAAGAAAAGAGCTGACTGTTGAGATTCAAAGACGCCATAGGATTCGCATCACACTGACCCAGTCCTCGATTCAGATGGGTTGATGCATTTGCAATCCTGCCAGAAGACGGATAGGTTTGAATAAAGTTAAATCCATTTCCCTTGCATAGTCTAGAAAATTCCAACCACCAGGGCCACCAGCCTTCCAGATCTTTAACAGTGACAATgggaaaatgctttcttcttACACCTCTTAATGGCATCTTTGATTTCCTTGTTCCTTAGACTGTAAATCAAAGGATTCAACATGGGGATAACCATTGTATAGAAGACTGATGCCATCTTGTCATGGCCCAGAGAATTATCTGTGCTGGGGTTCATATAGACAAAGAGTCCTGATCCAAAAAAACAGATCACTGCTGTCAGGTGAGAAGTACAGGTGTTGAAAGCCTTGGACCTGCCTTCAACAGAGCTGATCTTCAGGATGGTGGCAAGGATATAGCCATAAGATATCATGATGACAAAGACAGATATCACACCAAAAATCACTGCTATCACAAATTTCATGACTTTTAGGAAAAAGGTTTCAGAGCAGGATAGGACTAATAATTGAGGCAGATCACAGAAGAAGTGGTTGATAATATTTGGCCCACAGAAATTGAGCTGAAGTAAGGCACACAGTTGGATCAATGAACCAAAGAGACCAGTTATATAGGCTCCAACTGTCATCTGGACACAGAGGGTGGGCGACATGGTGGCGGTGTAGAGCAGAGGATCACAAATGGCAGCATATCGGTCATAAGCCATGGCTGCCAGGAGACAGCACTCAGTCAGACCCAGGCTAGAGAAGAAGAAGTACTGTATGGTGCATCCCCAAAAGGAGATGGATCTAGGCTTCTGGAAGAAGTCTGAGAGCATTTTGGGGGTTGTGGAGGTAACATAGCAAAAATCTAAGAAGGATAAGTtgctgaggaagaagtacatgggtgtaTGTAGGTAAGAGTCCATCCTAATTAGGATGATGAGGCCCAGGTTCCAGGCCACTGTCAGGAAGTAAGAACCCAAAAATACTGCAAAGAGAACAATCTTGAGCTTGGGATAATCTGAGAATCCCAAAAGAATGAATCTGATGACTATTGTACTGTTCCTTCCTCCAGCCATTGTCTTGAAGTATTTTCAATCTGCAGAAAGGTCCCTGGGTTAATGATTGAATAACTTAATAttatgaaacttatttttttaatatggtttcATTATTTGAACAAAAAGTTATCCACAGTCAAGACAACttgtttaaacataaaaattattttaagaacaattGGAGAGCCCATTTCAAAACTACTCTTAATATTTTGGAATACATTCTTGCAAATATTtctacacagacacagacagacagacagacacacacacacacacacacacacactgttgccaaattgttttaaaaagtatggactctgaaaaacaatctgaggggtttgaaggggcgggggtgggaggttggggtaccaggtggtgggtattatagagggcacggattgcatggagcactgggtgtggtgaaaaaataatgatactgttatgctgaaaataaataaattaaaaaaaattaaaaaaaaagttagtactagaggcgcctgggtggctcagttggttaagtagctgcctttggctcaggtaatgatcccagtgtcctggatagagccccatattgggatccctgctcattgaagagcctgcttctccctctgccggctgctctgcctacttatactCTTTAtctttgtgttaaataaataaaactttttcccccatttttaaaatttcttttcagcgtaacagtattcattgttattgcaccacacccagtgctccatgtactacatgccctccccaatacccaccacctggttcccccaacctcccaccccctgccccttcaaaaccctcaggttgtttttcagagtccttagtctctcatggttcacctacccttccaattttcctcaactcccttctctccatctccccatgttctccatgttatttgttatgctccataaataagtgaaaccatatgataattggctctctctgcttgacttatttcactcagcataatctcttccagtcacatccatgtttaaataaaacctttaaaaaaagttggTACCAATTTACACAAGTATCAAGATTTTATGACAATATCCCAGGCCATTCTATTGTCAACACTACCTGTAATTATTTAACTTTAGTCCTTGGTGATCTTAGATGaaaaagattcattgtttttaattttgcatttactTTACTGATTTgctaatatacatttttttgccTATTTGTCTAATTGGTTGTTcattattgatttgtaggagctCTTTACATATCCAGGATGATAACTTTCATCCACGTACATGTTGCTAATTCTTTTCCAAGTTAATTATCATCAACATTGtttatgctgtattttgttatacagattgcttttatttttaggtaGCCAATTTCCTGTGAAATATATGGTTCCTGGCTTTGTTCTTACTGAAAAAGATTTCTTTGCACAaccaaaaaatacttttttctatattttcttgttctcttatagttttacatgtacatttaaattttctagacTGTTTTAGTGTATAATGCAAGGCATAAATCTGGGATGACTTTGGTTTTGTCATTCCAAACTGATTGCCACTGTCTCAGCACAATTCATTGAATGATTTCTTCACTGAATAAAGTCACCTTTAtgatgaagtttttaaaaatagattctctgttctgcccaatttttaatcTGTCACTCCATGTGCCATCTGTCTAGTCCTGCATATTTTCTAATGATTTACAatcaaattttattaataaattatagaatattttgataactgttaagaaaaatgtttcctcattttttatcaCTGAGAATGTTttgatggttctttttttttttaaaagattttatttatttatttgacagacagagatcacaagtaggcagagaagcaggcagagggagagagaggaggaagcaggctccctgctgagcagagagcccgatgtgggactcgatcccaggacgcaagatcatgacctgagccgaaggcagcggcttaacccactgagccacccaggcgcccctgttttgatggttcttatgtttaggtcttcaGGAGATCTTTATGATGAACTCATCatacaaataaaatagtatttttattgcattttattattatattaatttggggagaaataagggtttttttgttttgttttgttttgctaagcTGTTGATTTAGGTTACAGAAGAGATAACACTAAAAGTTCTTATAAATATTGTAATACTATGACATCCAATTTTGACCAAAGTACCTGATTCTAGTGACATTTGTGAGATTCCAGGCTCTGTCCCTACATTGCTacaacttctctgtgtcttcagtttcctcatctgtaaaatgagatcattGTGGCAATTCTCCCTGTATCACAGGGGCTCTACTATACTTGAGGGGAGCAGTAATTGTggtagaaaaacacaaagaaaagtgACCCACTATTCTATGATATTACTAATCTGATTTTAAATACCCAAAGAAGAGGATTATTTAACTACCTGGAAGGAAAACTGTACTGACTCAATATTATCTATCAGTGTCCCTGATGAGTCCACAAGATCCAGACTATGTTTCCACAGTAAAATCTGAATCACAGGTTTATATGCTTAGAACATCCTTCAGCAGAAATAGAAAGATTCCATCAGTTAAGTTCataatgaatttatatttcaAGAAATTTAGAAAAGGTTTCTTTGGAAACACTAGTTCCTGTGGTATTTCACAGTATATTTTGTCATGGGTGTTTTGAAGGTACATGTGACCCTGGCCATCCTGAAATCTTAaggttatttttgaaattataggaAATGCTTTCAGTGAAGttgatttgtttttatccttttatatcattgacatattttaaataaaaacttttttaatgatAAGGCAGAAACAGTAAAATGTACATTACagtatactttttcttttatgtatttaaatgtactttttcttttttagataaaGATGATGATTAAAACAGCCAGTAGTTGAGAAAGGTTATATaactggaagacagagagaatATCTCATATTGATTCctaaagttatttttccttttgttgttggtCTTCACAATTTTCCATTGTTCATTCAAAACCAAGCATACAACAATCAAGATCATTGGccatgatcagaaaaaaaaaggcccaaaaTAGCAGAATAAATTCTGCTCCCTTACTTCCCTTCAGGCATATGAAATGGGTGGGCTGGCGAAGCAGCCCTTGCAATCTTAACACCTATGACGTCAAATGCATGACATCAAGAACAATAAACATACTGAACCTTGAAGGGGCAATCTTACCATTcctctgaaatatttcattattcacaaataaataaagtgcagACACACTTTAAGAATcccatgccaaaaaaaaaaaaaaactatggaaaaataGAAGTTTGAAAATAAAGGCCAGTGAGCAGTTGCTCTACATGTAAACACCATTTGTAACCTTTTGGAGaacaaataaatagcaataataaattACTCATGTGTTTGCAACCCAAGGGAACAGTACATGGTACCAAGAAACAGTCATCCTTCTGTTCTTACTTTCTACCTTTCTCCCTTAACACAATGTtgtatttcacaaataaaattttatatcctatgaactaagtgttttacatttatttctctttaataatAAAGCTCAAATTAAATCACTATTTATGAGCTACCAAGAATGTTTCTTGGTggttcagaaaataatttgatgtaCACTGACTATCTAACATCTGTGAGGCACCAAGTAAGACTATCATTTGAAAGCAGTAGAGGGAAGATTAAATAAGTATTTGAAATGGCACCTGGGACAATTCATTATAGCTCTTCATACATtttcagaaaggcaggcaaagaaaatAGATGATTTAATATGAACAGAGAAATACACAATGTATAAAAGAAAGCTTTACTCTGGAaagctttctctatttttaatttgaattctttcttctaAACTCCCACAGCACCTATAGTTTCTCATAGAGTAAGAATTTCATAGTTTATATTTACTTCATGTGCTTTTCCAATAGAACTTAGCCTGTGCTTTTGgccaaaaataagtatttttaatattaacaccTAATATATAAGTAATGAATGGCTATGTAACAAACCAAACTTATGGCTTAAAACACCAATGATTTATCATTTCTCATGTTTCTCTTGGTAGACAAGATAGTTTGTCTATTGACCTCACTTGGATCCCAGATGGTGATATTTACCATCACAAGTCATGGAGTGCAGACTTTTATACAACCATGTTTGACACTCAATACTTGAGGACCCACAGAatataattattcaaataaaaagtatttctctctcagaaaaagaGATGGAATGAATTGCAGAGTGTAGCtcaaatgacagaaaagagagaagaagcaacTTTTCCCTCTACAAAGGAACTAAGTCAGCCCAACATAAATCACAGAGTAGACCTGAAAGGAGGGATTTATCCttaggatgcaagggtggttcaacatccacaaatcaatcagtgtgatagaacaaattaatgagacaagagagaagaacaacatggtcctcttaattgatgtagaaaaagcgttggacaaaatacagcatcctttcctgattaaaactcttcagagtataggaatagagggaacattcctcaacttcataaaatccatctatgaaaaacccacagcaaataccattctcatggggaaaagctgacagccttcccactgagatcaggaacacgacaaggatgctcactcttgccactgttgttcaacatattactagaagtactagcaaaagcaatcagacaacaaaaataagcaaaaggtatacaaatttcaaagaagaaatgaagaaatgaaactctctcttttcacagatgacatgatactctatgtggaaaacccaaacgtttccacccccaaattactagaattcatacagcaattcaggactgtggcaggatacaaaatcaatgcacagaaatcagttgctttcttatacactaacaatgaattgtagaaagagaaattagagaataaattccatttacaatagcaccaaaaacaataagataccttggaaaaacctaaccaaagaggtaaatgatctatacTCCAGGAattacagaatactcatgaaaaagattgaagaaaacacaaaaagatggaaaagcattccatgttcatggatcagaataataaacattgttaaaatgtctatgccacccagagcaatctatattttcaatgtcatccaaatcaaaatactaacagcatttttcaagatgctgaaacaaacaatttgtatggaaccagaaaagaccccgaatcaccaaagaaatgttgaaagagaaaaacaaagctgggggcatcatgttttctgatttcaagctatattacaaagtggtgatcaccaagacagcatggtactggcacaaaaatagacacaactgtatggtcaactaatctttgacaaagcaggaaggaatatccaatggaagaaagatagtctcttcaatagatggtgctgggaaaattggacaactatatacagaagaatgaaactggacaattcttttacaccatacacaaagataaactctaaattgatgaaagacctcagtgttagacaggaatccatcaaaatcctggaggagaccataggcagtaacctctttaacatcggccacagcaacttctttcaagacacaactccaaaggcaaggaatataaaagcaaatatgaacttctaagactttatcaagataaaaattttctgcacagcaaaggaaacagtcaatgaaacaaaaaggcagcccacagaatgggagaagatatttgcaagtgacactacagataaagggctggtatccaagatctataa comes from Mustela erminea isolate mMusErm1 chromosome 9, mMusErm1.Pri, whole genome shotgun sequence and encodes:
- the LOC116599969 gene encoding olfactory receptor 1440-like, with the protein product MAGGRNSTIVIRFILLGFSDYPKLKIVLFAVFLGSYFLTVAWNLGLIILIRMDSYLHTPMYFFLSNLSFLDFCYVTSTTPKMLSDFFQKPRSISFWGCTIQYFFFSSLGLTECCLLAAMAYDRYAAICDPLLYTATMSPTLCVQMTVGAYITGLFGSLIQLCALLQLNFCGPNIINHFFCDLPQLLVLSCSETFFLKVMKFVIAVIFGVISVFVIMISYGYILATILKISSVEGRSKAFNTCTSHLTAVICFFGSGLFVYMNPSTDNSLGHDKMASVFYTMVIPMLNPLIYSLRNKEIKDAIKRCKKKAFSHCHC